A portion of the Gloeomargarita sp. SKYB120 genome contains these proteins:
- the arsB gene encoding ACR3 family arsenite efflux transporter has protein sequence MGKAAPLGVFERYLSVWVALCIVAGVKLGLAFPQVFGFISRLQYANVNFVVAVLIWVMIYPMMVNVDFASLHQVGRKPKGLCITLVVNWLIKPFTMMLLGLLFFRVIFAGWVSPQAAQEYIAGMILLGAAPCTAMVFVWSQLVRGDANYTLVQVSINDLIMVFLFAPIVSFLLGVTDIQVPWETLLLSVILYVLIPLVAGYWTRKRLDAIGHEIAIAKFCEQIKPYSIVGLLATVVLLFGFQAQTILQQPAVIALIALPLLVQSYGIFAIAYAWAYVWRVPFEVAAPAALIGTSNFFELAVAVAISLFGLESGAALATVVGVLVEVPVMLSLVALANRTRQYFAHT, from the coding sequence ATGGGAAAGGCTGCGCCGTTGGGGGTTTTTGAACGGTATTTGTCGGTGTGGGTAGCGCTGTGCATTGTCGCAGGGGTGAAGTTGGGGTTAGCGTTTCCCCAGGTGTTTGGCTTCATCTCGCGCCTGCAATATGCCAACGTGAATTTTGTGGTGGCGGTGCTGATTTGGGTCATGATTTACCCGATGATGGTGAACGTAGATTTTGCTTCGCTGCACCAGGTGGGACGCAAACCCAAGGGACTGTGTATCACGCTGGTGGTGAATTGGCTCATTAAGCCCTTCACGATGATGTTGCTGGGGTTGTTGTTTTTCCGAGTCATTTTTGCCGGGTGGGTGTCTCCCCAAGCAGCACAGGAATATATTGCGGGGATGATTTTACTGGGAGCAGCCCCGTGTACAGCGATGGTGTTTGTCTGGAGTCAATTGGTGCGGGGCGATGCCAACTACACGCTGGTGCAGGTGTCCATTAATGACCTAATCATGGTGTTTTTATTTGCCCCTATCGTGTCGTTTTTGCTAGGGGTGACGGATATTCAAGTGCCCTGGGAAACTTTGTTACTTTCAGTCATTTTGTATGTCTTGATTCCCCTGGTGGCGGGCTACTGGACGCGCAAACGGTTAGATGCAATCGGTCATGAAATTGCCATTGCCAAGTTTTGTGAGCAAATTAAGCCCTATTCCATCGTGGGATTGTTAGCTACTGTTGTCTTGCTGTTTGGGTTTCAAGCGCAAACAATTCTGCAGCAACCGGCGGTGATCGCACTCATTGCCCTTCCCCTGCTGGTGCAAAGCTACGGGATTTTTGCGATTGCCTACGCCTGGGCGTATGTTTGGCGGGTGCCGTTTGAAGTGGCAGCGCCAGCGGCGTTGATTGGCACGTCCAATTTCTTTGAACTGGCGGTGGCGGTGGCAATTAGTTTGTTTGGCCTGGAGTCGGGGGCGGCGCTGGCGACGGTGGTGGGAGTGCTGGTGGAAGTGCCGGTGATGCTGTCGCTGGTGGCGCTGGCAAATCGCACGCGTCAATACTTTGCTCACACGTAA
- the arsC gene encoding arsenate reductase, glutathione/glutaredoxin type — protein sequence MYRIMFVCKKNSRRSQMAEGFARALGGEKVQVASAGLEASFVDPLTVQVMAEAGIDISQQTSKPLSDFRPEDFDAVISLCGCGVSLPPEWVTRDYFDDWQLEDPEGGDMETFRRVRDQVKERVVKLLQELP from the coding sequence ATGTACCGGATTATGTTTGTGTGTAAGAAAAATTCGCGGCGGTCGCAGATGGCGGAGGGATTTGCGCGGGCGTTGGGGGGCGAGAAGGTGCAGGTGGCTAGCGCCGGATTGGAAGCCAGTTTTGTGGACCCCTTAACTGTTCAGGTCATGGCGGAGGCCGGGATTGACATTAGCCAGCAAACGTCGAAACCCTTGAGTGATTTCCGGCCTGAGGATTTTGATGCGGTGATTTCCCTGTGCGGGTGTGGGGTGAGCTTGCCGCCGGAGTGGGTAACGCGGGATTACTTTGATGATTGGCAACTAGAAGACCCCGAAGGCGGCGACATGGAAACCTTCCGGCGGGTGCGCGACCAGGTGAAGGAACGGGTGGTCAAGTTGCTGCAGGAATTGCCCTGA